The Fervidibacillus albus genome contains a region encoding:
- a CDS encoding OmpL47-type beta-barrel domain-containing protein has translation MKKAIISVIIIVTLMASATVNSAAGGNGNVNTTARLSDLSPGDIVTYSGIQWVVLDPAKGFIMTTSGQTSQRYNHNSAIYANNNFNPNEKNTIAYWMNHDFLNKLENTDWIREETWRGKQAKVGIISKEQAETYKSIIKQKMKSGRYYTLTPYGKFYIYYFQTSGTFLNYTGIFAGIPTQTAPAIYLNPDLYVFNNEIVSCVPPNIITTPSVENGNWTDAVTVQLEGGACLDGSGSAEYRVSTDGGENWSSWESYSEPLTFGKHGQYTEQTDAGYKVETRIKSDEGPTNVIHFGIDYSNPKINMHLKTEDDDEYTSGSWANQKVIAAIEAEDKYSGVHSIEYSTDNGNSWLTYDNPISFSSNGTFTLIARATDQAGNTAVTEPSVIKVNLSGPTVEAPMVFSDDGYTYTNGDWTNRNVEVTIVTSHESEGVSVTSVMYSLDRGLTWKPYIDGESLLFEAEGIHSLLIEAQDSTGNRTTLERTIKIDKTKPTEPEIQTSATGWTNKSVTVTLTAGEDEGSGIDRIEYRIGEDGTWETYTSPFEVEEEGETTVYARTIDAAGNISEIVQATIKIDKTKPTEPEIQTNATGWTNKSVTVTLIGGEDSGSGIGRIEYRVGEEGTWEPYSSPFEVEEEGETTIYARTIDAAGNISEIVQATIKIDKTKPTEPEIQTSATGWTNESVTVTLIGGEDSGSGIGRIEYRVGEEGTWETYTSPFEVEEEGETTIYARTIDAAGNISEIVQATIKIDKTKPTEPEIQTSATGWTNESVTVTLTAGEDEGSGIGRIEYRIGEEGTWETYTSPFEVEEEGETTVYARTIDAAGNISEIVQATIKIDKTKPTEPEIQTNATGWTNKSVTVTLTAGEDEGSGIDRIEYRVGEDGTWETYTSPFEVEEEGETTVYARTIDAAGNISEIVQATIKIDKTKPTEPEIQTNATGWTNKSVTVTLTAGEDEGSGIDRIEYRVGEDGTWETYTSLFEVEEEGETTIYARTIDAAGNISEIVQATIKIDKTKPTEPEIQTSATGWTNKSVTVTLTAGEDEGSGIDRIEYRVGEDGTWETYTSPFEVEEEGETTVYARTIDAAGNISEIVQATIKIDKTKPTEPEIQTSATGWTNESVTVTLIGGEDSGSGIGRIEYRVGEEGTWETYTSPFEVEEEGETTIYARTIDAAGNISEIVQATIKIDKTKPTEPEIQTSATGWTNESVTVTLTAGEDEGSGIGRIEYRIGEEGTWETYTSPFEVEEEGETTVYARTIDAAGNISEIVQATIKIDKTKPTEPEIQTNATGWTNKSVTVTLTAGEDEGSGIGRIEYRIGEEGTWEPYSSPFEVTEEGETTIYARTIDAAGNISEIVQATIKIDKTKPTEPEIQTSATGWTNESVTVTLTAGEDEGNGIGRIEYRVGEDGTWETYTSPFEVEEEGETTVYARKIDKAGNISEIVQTTIQIELHPPVITLNGESTVVMEVGTTYDDPGTTASHHRFGRLDKYVQTHGQFDRNKVGTYTITYTVHDPAGNSSRVERLIHVVGINSLEVGELPSTVEPGETYTIQVKPIYDTNVTPTINHQLLFASSDESIATVDENGKVTFHKVGEVTITVIYSNKKEKLSFIVDDGLLIPNIEHLVQPGTTYRLKDSSVIIQMPEDLPVGTKLIIEEYNLKEEPGQNLVLAGDIYTFTFDFVDQPNYKGDFVLTLSYRDKFNPKTVGIYHLNEDTNEWEFRAGEVNEEQHFISQTVSSFSTYGVFADTSTGHEDKDGALEKIDLSQELPATATNHYVWIFVGFLSMLIGFLIIYLNQRYRKNDTLFHK, from the coding sequence ATGAAAAAAGCAATTATTAGTGTCATCATTATAGTTACATTGATGGCTTCAGCAACGGTAAATAGTGCTGCAGGCGGAAATGGTAACGTCAATACAACCGCTCGCCTTTCTGATTTAAGTCCAGGGGATATTGTAACTTACAGTGGAATCCAATGGGTTGTACTAGACCCAGCGAAAGGCTTTATAATGACAACTAGTGGACAAACTTCGCAGCGTTATAATCATAATTCTGCAATATATGCGAACAATAATTTTAATCCAAATGAAAAGAACACTATTGCCTATTGGATGAACCATGATTTTTTAAACAAATTGGAAAACACGGACTGGATTCGTGAAGAAACATGGCGTGGTAAACAGGCGAAGGTAGGGATAATTAGTAAAGAGCAAGCGGAAACATATAAATCGATTATCAAACAAAAGATGAAATCAGGTCGATATTATACACTTACACCATATGGAAAGTTTTATATCTACTATTTTCAAACATCTGGAACATTCTTGAATTATACTGGTATCTTTGCAGGAATACCAACGCAAACGGCTCCTGCCATCTATTTGAATCCAGATTTGTATGTATTCAATAATGAAATTGTCTCCTGTGTACCGCCTAATATCATCACCACTCCATCTGTTGAAAACGGAAACTGGACAGATGCCGTTACAGTCCAGCTAGAAGGAGGAGCATGTCTTGATGGTTCCGGCAGTGCAGAATATAGGGTTTCGACTGATGGGGGTGAAAACTGGTCATCATGGGAGTCATATTCAGAACCCTTAACGTTTGGTAAACATGGCCAGTACACCGAACAGACCGATGCTGGATATAAAGTGGAAACTCGCATTAAGTCAGACGAAGGGCCCACGAACGTGATTCATTTTGGCATCGATTATTCGAATCCGAAAATCAATATGCATTTGAAAACAGAAGACGATGACGAATATACAAGTGGATCATGGGCTAATCAAAAAGTAATTGCCGCTATTGAAGCGGAGGACAAATACAGCGGTGTACATAGTATTGAGTATTCTACAGATAATGGAAACAGCTGGCTAACGTATGACAATCCTATATCATTTTCTTCAAATGGTACGTTTACATTAATAGCAAGAGCAACCGATCAGGCCGGGAACACCGCGGTGACGGAGCCATCCGTTATCAAGGTCAACTTAAGCGGTCCGACTGTAGAAGCTCCAATGGTTTTTTCTGACGATGGCTACACTTATACCAATGGAGATTGGACAAACCGGAACGTTGAAGTAACGATTGTCACAAGCCACGAATCAGAAGGTGTTTCTGTAACATCTGTCATGTACTCGTTGGATAGGGGATTGACATGGAAGCCATACATAGACGGAGAATCACTATTGTTTGAAGCTGAAGGCATCCATTCATTGCTCATCGAAGCTCAGGACAGCACAGGGAATAGAACTACATTAGAACGTACGATCAAAATCGACAAAACGAAGCCAACGGAACCGGAGATACAAACAAGTGCAACAGGCTGGACGAATAAATCGGTCACAGTCACCCTAACCGCCGGGGAAGATGAAGGAAGCGGCATTGACCGAATCGAATATCGAATTGGAGAAGATGGCACTTGGGAAACATACACATCACCCTTTGAAGTGGAGGAAGAAGGGGAAACCACCGTATACGCACGCACTATCGATGCGGCTGGAAACATTAGTGAAATCGTACAAGCAACGATCAAAATCGACAAAACGAAGCCAACGGAACCGGAGATACAAACGAATGCGACAGGCTGGACGAATAAATCGGTCACAGTCACCCTCATTGGTGGAGAAGATTCGGGCAGTGGCATAGGTCGAATCGAATATCGAGTTGGGGAAGAAGGAACTTGGGAACCTTATTCTTCTCCCTTTGAAGTGGAGGAAGAAGGGGAAACCACCATATACGCACGCACTATCGATGCGGCTGGAAACATTAGTGAAATCGTACAAGCAACGATCAAAATCGACAAAACGAAGCCAACGGAACCGGAGATACAAACAAGTGCAACAGGCTGGACGAATGAATCGGTCACAGTCACCCTCATTGGTGGAGAAGATTCGGGCAGTGGCATAGGTCGAATCGAATATCGAGTTGGGGAAGAAGGAACTTGGGAAACATACACATCACCCTTTGAAGTAGAGGAAGAAGGGGAAACCACTATATACGCACGCACTATCGATGCGGCTGGAAACATTAGTGAAATCGTACAAGCAACGATCAAAATCGACAAAACGAAGCCAACGGAACCGGAGATACAAACAAGTGCAACAGGCTGGACGAATGAATCGGTCACAGTCACCCTAACCGCCGGGGAAGATGAAGGAAGTGGCATAGGTCGAATCGAATATCGAATTGGGGAAGAAGGAACTTGGGAAACATACACATCACCCTTTGAAGTAGAGGAAGAAGGGGAAACCACCGTATACGCACGCACTATCGATGCGGCTGGAAACATTAGTGAAATCGTACAAGCAACGATCAAAATCGACAAAACGAAGCCAACGGAACCAGAGATACAAACGAATGCGACAGGCTGGACGAATAAATCGGTCACAGTCACCCTAACCGCCGGGGAAGATGAAGGAAGCGGCATTGACCGAATCGAATATCGAGTTGGAGAAGACGGCACTTGGGAAACATACACATCACCCTTTGAAGTAGAGGAAGAAGGGGAAACCACCGTATACGCACGCACTATCGATGCGGCTGGAAACATTAGTGAAATCGTACAAGCAACGATCAAAATCGACAAAACGAAGCCAACGGAACCAGAGATACAAACGAATGCGACAGGCTGGACGAATAAATCGGTCACAGTCACCCTAACCGCCGGGGAAGATGAAGGAAGCGGCATTGACCGAATCGAATATCGAGTTGGAGAAGACGGCACTTGGGAAACATACACATCACTCTTTGAAGTAGAGGAAGAAGGGGAAACCACTATATACGCACGCACTATCGATGCGGCTGGAAACATTAGTGAAATCGTACAAGCAACGATCAAAATCGACAAAACGAAGCCAACGGAACCGGAGATACAAACAAGTGCAACAGGCTGGACGAATAAATCGGTCACAGTCACCCTAACCGCCGGGGAAGATGAAGGAAGCGGCATTGACCGAATCGAATATCGAGTTGGAGAAGACGGCACTTGGGAAACATACACATCACCCTTTGAAGTAGAGGAAGAAGGGGAAACCACCGTATACGCACGCACTATCGATGCGGCTGGAAACATTAGTGAAATCGTACAAGCAACGATCAAAATCGACAAAACGAAGCCAACGGAACCGGAGATACAAACAAGTGCAACAGGCTGGACGAATGAATCGGTCACAGTCACCCTCATTGGTGGAGAAGATTCGGGCAGTGGCATAGGTCGAATCGAATATCGAGTTGGGGAAGAAGGAACTTGGGAAACATACACATCACCCTTTGAAGTAGAGGAAGAAGGGGAAACCACTATATACGCACGCACTATCGATGCGGCTGGAAACATTAGTGAAATCGTACAAGCAACGATCAAAATCGACAAAACGAAGCCAACGGAACCGGAGATACAAACAAGTGCAACAGGCTGGACGAATGAATCGGTCACAGTCACCCTAACCGCCGGGGAAGATGAAGGAAGTGGCATAGGTCGAATCGAATATCGAATTGGGGAAGAAGGAACTTGGGAAACATACACATCACCCTTTGAAGTAGAGGAAGAAGGGGAAACCACCGTATACGCACGCACTATCGATGCGGCTGGAAACATTAGTGAAATCGTACAAGCAACGATCAAAATCGACAAAACGAAGCCAACGGAACCAGAGATACAAACGAATGCGACAGGCTGGACGAATAAATCGGTCACAGTCACCCTTACTGCAGGGGAAGATGAAGGAAGTGGCATAGGTCGAATCGAATATCGAATTGGGGAAGAAGGAACTTGGGAACCTTATTCTTCTCCCTTTGAAGTGACAGAAGAAGGGGAAACCACTATATACGCACGCACTATCGATGCGGCTGGAAACATTAGTGAAATCGTACAAGCAACGATCAAAATCGACAAAACGAAGCCAACGGAACCGGAGATACAAACAAGTGCAACAGGCTGGACGAATGAATCGGTCACAGTCACCCTTACTGCAGGGGAAGATGAAGGAAATGGCATAGGTCGAATCGAATATCGAGTTGGAGAAGACGGCACTTGGGAAACATACACATCACCCTTTGAAGTAGAGGAAGAAGGGGAAACCACCGTATACGCACGGAAAATTGACAAAGCCGGAAATATCAGTGAAATTGTTCAAACAACAATTCAAATTGAACTTCATCCACCAGTTATTACTTTAAACGGTGAATCAACTGTTGTAATGGAAGTTGGGACAACCTATGATGATCCCGGTACGACTGCTTCACATCATCGTTTTGGTCGTCTAGACAAATATGTTCAAACGCATGGTCAATTCGATCGAAACAAAGTAGGTACTTACACAATAACTTATACGGTTCATGATCCAGCCGGGAATTCGAGCAGAGTGGAACGTCTTATTCATGTAGTTGGTATTAATAGTCTTGAAGTCGGTGAACTTCCATCAACAGTCGAACCAGGTGAAACTTACACCATTCAAGTGAAACCAATTTACGATACAAACGTCACTCCGACTATTAACCATCAGCTCCTTTTTGCCAGTAGTGACGAATCAATCGCCACAGTCGACGAAAATGGAAAAGTTACCTTTCATAAAGTGGGAGAGGTTACCATAACCGTCATCTATAGTAATAAAAAAGAAAAACTATCTTTTATTGTTGACGACGGTTTGCTAATCCCTAATATCGAACATCTAGTTCAGCCGGGAACAACGTACAGATTAAAAGATAGTTCAGTAATAATTCAGATGCCAGAAGATTTACCAGTCGGAACAAAACTGATAATAGAAGAATACAATCTGAAAGAAGAACCGGGACAAAATCTTGTACTAGCAGGGGATATATATACTTTTACCTTTGACTTTGTCGATCAACCAAACTATAAAGGTGATTTTGTTTTAACGCTTTCCTATCGTGATAAATTCAATCCGAAGACGGTAGGAATCTACCACCTAAACGAAGATACAAACGAGTGGGAATTTCGAGCTGGTGAAGTGAACGAAGAACAACATTTCATTTCTCAAACTGTTTCTTCTTTCTCAACTTACGGTGTATTTGCCGACACATCAACGGGTCATGAAGACAAAGATGGTGCTTTAGAAAAAATAGATTTATCTCAAGAACTACCAGCTACAGCGACAAATCATTACGTGTGGATTTTCGTGGGTTTTCTGAGCATGTTAATCGGTTTCCTGATTATTTACTTGAACCAACGTTATAGAAAAAACGATACATTGTTTCATAAATAG
- a CDS encoding TIGR02677 family protein produces MDLTMKKVIEASYLTADSATQYRTILRYFYHQHERMRDFISPEEILNHLRSIPAFHDYEEEQLHQQLAQLVKWNNLIARQDMTNAKTVEEYKKKRFRYQPTPYTIEIERMLVSLEKMTGDNFQGSLERSQFERLLQALINLQNELASEMTKSPEHYMRLWDDVFRYFQTIRTSTADYIAYINSEKTDQRMQTEAFLVYKNQFTAYLRDFIVSLQKTSLQIQERLKEMDETQLAAFFSKLIEHRKSIPRLEDVSASTNEWQAEYEGLWSSLRQWFLGTSTRQSELEILQSQTNEMIRRITRYVQRIGERQQHFRSRMNDYLHLAKWFSECQTIDEVHRLSSVVFGAITVKHLHLMEGTTDNMYAEVWDDDPVMVTIKPRTNRYREKTKPGAAISNHEKKWKERQRYLKERKEEEQLIEKYMENGTIQLSELPVVEPFIRKLLLGWITKAMQSENRIVKTDYGMEVKVTINKEKTIVLKSEDGELTMPDCRFEQI; encoded by the coding sequence GTGGACTTGACGATGAAAAAAGTGATTGAAGCGAGCTACTTAACAGCCGATTCCGCTACCCAATATCGAACGATTTTGCGTTATTTTTATCATCAACATGAGCGAATGCGGGATTTTATTAGCCCGGAAGAAATTTTGAATCATTTGCGTTCCATCCCCGCCTTCCACGACTATGAAGAAGAACAACTACACCAGCAATTGGCCCAACTTGTAAAATGGAACAACTTGATTGCAAGGCAAGATATGACGAATGCAAAAACGGTGGAGGAATACAAAAAGAAACGTTTCCGCTACCAGCCGACACCTTATACGATTGAAATTGAACGGATGCTCGTGTCATTGGAAAAAATGACCGGTGATAATTTCCAAGGTTCATTAGAGCGCTCCCAGTTTGAACGACTTCTTCAAGCATTAATCAACTTACAAAATGAACTCGCCTCTGAAATGACGAAAAGTCCCGAACATTATATGCGGCTATGGGATGATGTGTTTCGCTACTTCCAAACGATTCGTACGAGTACAGCCGACTACATTGCGTATATCAATAGTGAGAAAACGGACCAACGTATGCAAACGGAGGCGTTTCTCGTTTATAAAAACCAATTTACGGCGTACTTAAGGGATTTTATCGTCTCTTTACAAAAAACTTCATTGCAAATTCAGGAACGATTAAAAGAAATGGACGAAACGCAATTAGCGGCATTTTTTTCAAAACTCATCGAACACCGAAAATCGATTCCCCGTTTGGAAGACGTGTCTGCCTCCACAAATGAGTGGCAGGCTGAATATGAAGGATTATGGTCAAGTCTCCGTCAATGGTTTCTCGGCACGAGTACCCGACAAAGTGAACTGGAAATTTTACAATCCCAAACGAATGAAATGATTCGGCGGATTACTCGGTATGTTCAACGAATCGGTGAGAGGCAACAACATTTTCGCAGCCGCATGAACGATTATCTCCATTTAGCAAAATGGTTTTCGGAGTGCCAGACGATTGATGAAGTGCATCGCCTAAGTTCTGTCGTCTTTGGTGCGATAACCGTTAAACATCTCCACTTGATGGAAGGTACAACGGATAATATGTATGCAGAAGTTTGGGACGATGATCCGGTTATGGTGACAATCAAACCGAGGACAAACCGTTATCGTGAAAAAACGAAACCGGGTGCAGCCATCTCGAATCACGAAAAAAAGTGGAAAGAACGGCAACGATATTTGAAAGAACGGAAAGAGGAAGAACAACTCATTGAAAAATATATGGAAAATGGAACGATTCAATTATCCGAACTTCCAGTGGTGGAGCCTTTTATTCGGAAATTGTTGTTAGGTTGGATTACGAAAGCGATGCAGTCGGAAAATCGAATCGTGAAAACGGATTATGGAATGGAAGTTAAGGTCACGATTAATAAAGAAAAAACGATTGTACTGAAATCCGAGGACGGGGAATTGACAATGCCCGATTGTCGATTTGAGCAAATTTGA
- a CDS encoding glycoside hydrolase family 31 protein — protein MKLRKNDVQPKAMKKAMIKGKNHRFTVLTEKLIRLEYSEHESFEDRATQTVINRKFPVPKFEVVKREDQLEIITDHFHLYYTYGPFSKHSLWIDVKNNYSNYRNRWYYGEPFETLKGTARTLDQVDGSIPLDDGIQSENGFSIIDDSKACILKNEETIVPRESEQIDLYFFAHGRDYLGGLRDFYTLTGTTPLLPRFTLGNWWSRYWKYDEESYQNLIRRFQEDDVPFSVSVIDMDWHLVDIPEKYGSGWTGYTWNKELFPNPDRFLQWLHDQGMHVTLNVHPADGVRSHEEMYEPMAKELGVDVEKEHPIPFDITDKKFRDAYFQFLHHPEEKRGVDFWWIDWQQGTTSKIPGADPLWLLNHFHSLDFLKRGKRPLILSRYAGVGSHRYPIGFSGDTVISWNSYQFQPYFTATATNIGYTWWSHDIGGHFEGEKDDELALRWLQFGVFSPIMRLHSSSSPFNSKEPWRYPEHIAKIMKKYLRLRHQFVPYLYTMNWRTHQNEHPLIMPMYYLYPLKNEAYEVPNQYFFGSELMVAPVTEKIDRNLQLAPVTVWLPEGNWIDFFTGRVYKGGGKMKLFRGLDQMPVFAKEGAIVPLAKHVPKKHSIENPKDLEIIVFPGKSNTFSLYEDDGHSLAYESGHFAETKMEFQWEKKTFIVHPAEGDWSVIPEKRNVSVLFRGVRDLKKINVHVDGKTVPVQDGYCAKTNTYTVFVENWDVRSKLTLEFLDENIIKTEHDYKEAIFHLLNQAQISFPLKDRIYKIVVETDDKWKIIRQLRTMDMDEALFDAILGELI, from the coding sequence ATGAAATTGAGAAAAAATGATGTTCAGCCAAAGGCCATGAAGAAGGCAATGATCAAAGGAAAAAATCACCGCTTTACCGTTTTGACAGAAAAATTGATTCGGCTGGAGTATTCCGAACATGAATCCTTCGAAGACCGGGCAACACAGACTGTAATCAACCGCAAGTTCCCGGTACCGAAATTTGAAGTAGTCAAGCGGGAAGATCAGTTAGAGATTATTACGGATCATTTCCATTTATATTATACGTACGGACCGTTTTCGAAACATTCCTTATGGATCGATGTGAAAAATAATTACAGCAACTATCGAAATCGTTGGTATTATGGTGAGCCCTTTGAAACGCTGAAAGGAACGGCCCGGACGTTGGATCAAGTAGATGGTTCCATTCCCCTTGACGATGGAATTCAATCGGAAAACGGTTTTTCCATTATTGACGATTCGAAGGCTTGCATTTTAAAAAATGAGGAAACGATTGTACCGAGGGAGTCGGAACAAATTGATTTATACTTTTTCGCTCATGGTCGAGATTATTTAGGAGGATTACGGGATTTTTATACATTAACAGGCACAACACCGTTACTCCCCCGCTTCACACTCGGCAACTGGTGGAGCCGTTATTGGAAGTACGATGAGGAGTCGTATCAAAACTTGATTCGTCGTTTCCAAGAAGATGATGTCCCCTTTTCCGTAAGCGTTATCGATATGGATTGGCATCTTGTCGATATTCCGGAAAAATATGGCAGCGGTTGGACGGGCTATACGTGGAATAAAGAACTGTTCCCGAATCCGGATCGGTTTTTACAATGGCTTCACGACCAAGGGATGCACGTTACGTTAAATGTCCATCCTGCAGACGGGGTCAGAAGCCATGAAGAAATGTATGAACCGATGGCTAAGGAACTAGGAGTCGATGTGGAAAAAGAACATCCGATTCCCTTTGATATTACTGACAAAAAATTTCGCGATGCGTATTTTCAATTTTTACACCATCCTGAGGAAAAAAGAGGCGTTGATTTTTGGTGGATTGATTGGCAACAAGGTACGACGAGTAAAATTCCCGGTGCCGACCCGCTTTGGCTTTTAAATCATTTCCATAGTTTGGATTTCCTAAAACGAGGAAAAAGACCGCTCATCTTATCCCGCTATGCTGGAGTGGGCAGTCACCGGTACCCGATTGGATTTTCCGGCGACACGGTGATTTCTTGGAATTCCTACCAATTCCAACCTTATTTTACCGCAACTGCGACGAATATCGGCTATACGTGGTGGAGTCACGATATCGGAGGGCATTTCGAAGGGGAAAAGGATGATGAATTGGCACTCCGATGGCTACAATTCGGTGTGTTCAGTCCGATCATGCGCCTTCATAGTTCCAGCAGTCCATTCAACAGCAAAGAACCGTGGCGATATCCGGAACATATTGCAAAAATCATGAAAAAATATTTACGGTTGCGCCATCAATTCGTTCCGTACTTGTATACGATGAATTGGCGTACCCATCAAAACGAGCACCCACTCATTATGCCAATGTACTATTTGTATCCGCTTAAAAACGAAGCATATGAAGTTCCAAATCAATATTTCTTCGGTAGTGAGTTAATGGTCGCACCGGTTACGGAAAAAATCGACCGGAATTTGCAACTGGCACCGGTTACCGTTTGGCTGCCTGAAGGAAATTGGATTGATTTCTTTACCGGACGCGTCTATAAAGGTGGGGGAAAAATGAAACTGTTTCGGGGTCTTGACCAGATGCCCGTTTTCGCAAAGGAGGGAGCGATTGTCCCTTTAGCAAAACATGTACCGAAAAAACATTCCATTGAAAACCCGAAAGACTTAGAAATCATCGTTTTCCCTGGCAAATCGAATACGTTCTCTTTGTATGAAGATGACGGCCATTCCCTGGCATACGAATCCGGACATTTTGCAGAAACAAAAATGGAATTCCAATGGGAGAAAAAAACTTTCATCGTCCATCCTGCTGAAGGGGATTGGTCTGTCATTCCAGAAAAAAGAAATGTGTCCGTCCTTTTCCGGGGCGTACGTGATTTAAAAAAGATTAATGTGCACGTTGATGGAAAAACCGTCCCTGTACAAGATGGGTACTGTGCTAAAACGAATACGTATACTGTTTTCGTGGAAAATTGGGACGTGCGGTCAAAACTAACGTTGGAATTTCTTGATGAAAACATCATCAAAACCGAACACGATTATAAAGAAGCAATCTTCCATCTATTGAATCAGGCACAAATCTCCTTCCCATTGAAAGATCGGATTTATAAGATCGTGGTAGAAACGGACGACAAATGGAAAATCATTCGCCAATTGCGTACGATGGACATGGATGAGGCGTTGTTTGATGCGATCTTGGGGGAGTTGATTTAA
- a CDS encoding TIGR02678 family protein: MADTSFQFDEKAIQGLDLLFHHYWILRNEHPEWYRLIREREKVLRRYISDKFGLRLIVHQHFIKLEKIPVEPEGWMGIQQFQEPMDYGIFCVALAFLEGKSADEQFLLSELSQEIQANYPGEEELDWTLYIHRKSLIRAIKVLVEYHLIQQIDGDLAKYERDEQEEILYEATVYSRYFMRSYPDDFTTYASWEELVKEDWKLMQEDERRKRVYRKLFFSPGVQRLDNQDPDFLYIRNFRNRLTEDIDTHSPYQLHVYKNTAFLSNSEPKQYQTVFPDAKGQTDVILQLSKYFHDHKEQFKPQENGEIVLTEGELNQILEELRESFGAGWAKYLREKTTNNVRIEVLNTLQNWMMAEVDEETSLIKMKPLMGVLAGSYPEDYLEGGK; the protein is encoded by the coding sequence ATGGCAGATACATCCTTTCAATTTGACGAAAAAGCAATTCAAGGATTGGATTTATTATTTCATCATTACTGGATTTTACGGAATGAGCATCCGGAATGGTACCGACTCATTCGAGAACGGGAGAAAGTTTTACGTAGATATATTTCCGATAAATTCGGTTTGCGACTGATCGTCCACCAACATTTTATTAAATTGGAAAAAATTCCAGTCGAACCTGAAGGATGGATGGGCATTCAACAATTCCAAGAGCCGATGGACTATGGGATTTTCTGTGTGGCACTAGCCTTTTTAGAAGGGAAATCCGCTGATGAACAGTTTTTGCTTTCAGAACTAAGTCAAGAAATCCAGGCGAACTATCCCGGGGAGGAAGAATTGGATTGGACGTTATACATTCATCGAAAGTCTTTGATTCGGGCGATTAAGGTGCTCGTTGAATACCATCTCATTCAACAAATCGATGGCGACCTAGCAAAATACGAGCGGGATGAACAAGAGGAAATTTTATATGAAGCAACGGTTTACAGCCGATATTTTATGCGATCGTACCCCGATGATTTTACGACGTACGCCAGTTGGGAAGAGTTAGTAAAGGAAGATTGGAAATTGATGCAAGAGGATGAGCGTCGGAAAAGGGTTTATCGAAAATTGTTTTTCTCACCCGGTGTGCAACGATTAGACAACCAAGATCCCGACTTCCTCTACATTCGTAATTTCCGCAATCGTTTGACGGAAGATATCGATACCCATAGTCCGTATCAACTCCACGTATATAAAAACACCGCTTTTCTTTCCAATTCGGAACCGAAACAATATCAAACCGTATTTCCGGATGCGAAAGGACAAACGGATGTCATTTTACAACTATCGAAATATTTCCATGATCATAAAGAACAGTTCAAACCTCAAGAAAATGGAGAAATCGTATTGACGGAAGGGGAATTGAACCAAATTCTTGAGGAATTGCGCGAATCTTTCGGAGCTGGCTGGGCGAAATATCTCCGAGAAAAAACGACGAACAACGTCCGGATCGAAGTTTTGAACACGTTACAAAATTGGATGATGGCGGAAGTGGATGAAGAAACATCGTTGATCAAAATGAAACCGTTAATGGGGGTATTGGCCGGTTCTTATCCGGAAGATTACTTGGAAGGAGGAAAATAG